atgCTCTTCTTGTTCCATGAATCATAAAATGGAAACCTGTCATTGTTTAGTTggtctttattttatttgactgACTCATACACTGATCACCATTTGCTCCTGTCACTTCTCATCCTGCTCTCTGAACATTTGCATTTGAAAAAGTGTGGTCGGTCACAGTGTCAAAAGAACTAAATCCCTCAAATCAAAACCCTTTAAAAGACTTTCATAAAACTTGTCATTTTCAAGACCTTTGTTCTTTTACATAGAAAACTATGTTCAAAACAGTAACGCACAGATAGGGAtagagcacaagtgtcaaacatgcggcccgggggtcagatctggccctccaaaggttccattcaggcctgtgggatgaaagagcaaaaatgaacctgaacagtccaggctgtccaaatcattttggttcaggttccacatacagaccaatgtgatctacagtaaaaataacaacacaataacccataaataatgacaactataaattttctttgtgaaaaattatgtggaaaaaatttaagtgaaaaaaataacattacactgtgaaaatatttacatttacaaaactattttttcacaataaaatgcaaataaatacataaatacaaacaaagatgaacaacctgaaatgtgtaatctgaacaatattctgcctgttattaatgttttgtgtatttacggatccactgtgatctgtagttgtgttaataataagagatggaatattgtagaaattgttcaaattttagttccaaactccaaaattttaacaatattctgcctgttaccaaatgtttctgGAACATGCTGTGTAATGTacttgtataaataataagtcgaggcataatattgttaaaattgcactaatttttcaaattaagtttctgttttttgaggttattcacatctttttttgtaaaatgtcaatattttcataattcaattgggtttttttgtactaaaacaaaaagaaaaacttggatttgtcactatttataggttattaagtcattattttactggtctgcccacttgagatcaaactgggctaaatatggaactgaaccaaaatgagtttgacacctttgggaCAGATGATAGAGTACATCCTGGGAGCCACACTAacatttatcccataaagacccagagctaccattgtggcaattacaaaaatgaatatttatctcCATTTAAACTTAAGTGTttttcaccgtttattataatattatactctgcatttttaagtgaaaatcaggtattttccaaataTGTAATTTAgtgatgtagatgttcctaaaaattcagattaaagtttagggttattatatcagaaacagaaaactgatgaaaaagtgactttttcagcaactgtatcatgaactgaacataaacccagtgtgtccatccactgtcgttgatccaactccatgggttttactggggaatcgatgttgtagaagatgatggtgtttccacggtaatcgcggagcctctgaatgtccaaatgggtcatatctgatgataaactgcattttacaccaattatttcaatgtattaataggattagtggatcaacaggtattaaacagttacatcagtagatggttttggttgatggtggatatttgggtctttatgtgttaaaggaaattttaacatttcattcacATAAAGTAAAAATAGAACTAAAGCCAACAAAGCATGTCTGTTGAACAGTCAGTATGTTTGAAAGTATATACACATAAAATAGTACATGATGTGGGAATACAACTGTAAAGTgtaaatttgttatttttgtattcTTGATTTCAGTAGTAACTTTGGTCATGTTTTGGACAGTATTGTTATGTTGTCAGTACAGTTATCCAGGTCTAAATGGTCTGTACCAGTGGCATATAATCAACTACTCACAATATACACAGTGCAAATGTGGTTGAAACACCAGATATATTGGTGACTTTAAAGGTTTAATGTACAAGTGTTCATCTGCTCCTTCATCTGTCAGCTGTGCTCCTCCAACCTCAACATCCCCACATTCTTCAGGACTCGGTCAACATTGGGAATGAGCTGTTCGTGGAAGTCCCACAGTCGTTTGTCCTCGTGGAGCTGCTCCAGCGGTAACCCCCGCTTAGAAAAACGAACGTGAATAATATGACAGAAATCTGGTGGAACGTTGTAACGTTGTCCAGAAAAGCTGAGCACATCATGCACTGAAGTTTGCACCACCATCCTGTAATGCACAGAGTCATTTACAGATTTGTATTAGTACTTAAATCTGTGCAGATGTGTGCAGATCAGGTCGTCTGATTCACAGGAAGTATGTGAATGAGGCCTGGCATTGAAAAGCAGTTTCATTACATGGCAGAAAACAACTTCCACGAACcttaaaacagttaaaaacattcattttaagTCACAAGAACAAGAACCTCCATCATTTTTGACcaggaaacaggcagaaaaaaatgTGTGGATGCATCTAAAATGTAAATTACACAGATGTCAACTGGAACAGGACTAAAACTATCATAGATCAGGGCTGGATTAGGACAAAAATTGGGCCTGGATTTTTTGGTCCAGACCGGCCCACCACAACCTGCACGCAGCAGCTGTACTGACTCACCTTATTAATGAACATACACACAAGCAGCTAATACCACCACTTTTACTGAACAATATCCCTTTGTACTCTGAAGCCTTCAATAAAACAACTCCACAGTTAGTGTGTTGTTCCTGCTCTTAATGATACAAAAGTGTTATTACTCACTAATTATAGTCTATACCTGGGCTGTTTGGGGTCTCTAGTGAGAAAATCTCCACTAGAGGTGTTGTCCTGGGCCTATCCCACATGTGGACATGATAAGTAGAGAAATATTATGGAATGGGTTAATGCTGCGGGAGACTTTGTCACCAatgtttcatcaaatctgtcaaacctcagtcatatcctcagtatcatgaatctgtaagtctgtctgtcattactcacctgaatctcttccctcacggtgaacggTTTCTTAGTtgcatccaccataaacaaaccatatgtttacaaacagagtcgggagggaATTTtattgtgacgtgcattgtgggaaacggaggcttgcATTACTAACTGGCGGTGGCAGTGGCAGCGCATCCATATGATAttgtatggatgaaacaaacacgacgcggaaacggctgaaacgcaggaatggctggagggaagcggagcaaGCAGAGCAAGCGGAgctccgcctggcagcagcagctgcaagAAACACAAcggctggagctccacttcctttcagccgtttccacgtcatgtttgtttcatccatataatatcatatgaatacactgccgctgccaggtggctgcacgagcctccgcttcccacaatgcacattgcaacaaaattccgatgatgcccgagttacctactggctctgttagtaaacacatggattgtttacggtggatgacactaagaaattgttcaccgtgggGGAAGAGattgagtaatcacagaaagattaACTTATtcctgatactgaggatatgactggggttttaaagatttgatgaaaaattggtgacgaaagtctcccgcacctttaagtatcAACAAGATAACATGCAAAGAATTAGTCTGTATGCAATTACAACTTTGGCTAGTTGGATAAAGTATGGACAGAAATAGTATAAggaagaatcttcttctctgaaaccgtcagtcagaattacttgatatttgttgtggaacatctttggggtgaggtctaccaagtttgttcaaagaattaggaaatactgatttttacatttttgatgaatttttgaaataaaaaaaaatcccattggtttataatgggacacatttcaaagtgctataacctGAAAACAGTTGatgatattgatataattactatctGCAAAAGATatgaagtcacatatgggctttcatttggtgacaTGACCTGTGACCTTGAAAAGTCTAACCCAAGttcatctatgtccagatttctacaAACTTCCTCTCCTCCAGAATCAGCCAGAAGCAACTGAAATTCACTGCAGAGGTTCTTTAGGGCAAgctctaccaagtttgttcaaagaattgagaaatatagatttttgaatttttgacaaaagaTAGGAcatcacatatgggctttcatttggtgccatgacctttaaccttaaGTGATCTTGAAAGGTCAAAATgaatgtcagttaatgtctttaaatatgccgttggactacaggacccttgctCCCATTTTTAACAGTTCtcgttcagtttgctgtgcaccCATATGTCTCTCcctagtccccccccccccttcccttatccctctctttaaccctttaactggtcATGTCAGTGGTCAATCCTCCAGAGTCGGGGTCTTCTCCAGGTTTCTaactgttaaaggtagtttttccttccactgtcaccaagtgtttactcctggaggattctgttggtgtctgtgaactggtttaagagtctggtttagaccagctctaaatggaaagtgTCATGACACAACTTTTGTTACGACGTGGcattatatgaataaaatttgattgattgattgataaattgGAACACAGTAAGTTTTGAAGCATGTTAAAGCCTCCAGAAACAAAGGTCTGACCTAATTCTAATTCatctgtgcatgtatgtgtgttattCCTCATATTTAGTATATAGAGGGGTCTTACTTTGGCTGAAGTATCATTTTGCCGGGGTGGTAAATGTTTTTATCAGGCTCTTCTTTGTAGATGTACTCCAAAATATTCATTCCTGGCACCCCGTTCCAGTGAGGCAGGTCAAACTTCTTGCTTGGCTCAGAGTAGATCTTGGGAAAGACATGACTCTCAATGCGGAACACAGCAGTCTGCAGGGAGTGGATATAAGACAAAACAGAAAGAGAGTGTACATTTAAAAAGCTCACAACCAAAGAGCAGTTTGAATCTTGTCTTTGACCATAGACTCTACATTTGGATGTTGATGCTGAAGCGTTTTCATCATAGACATCAGGTCAGGGTGTTGGTATGGGATGATGATCTCATCTATGTCATTCAGCAGGACATAGCGTGAGCGCGCCATGGATCTGTAAATGCAGTCATTGAGCGTGGTCATCTGGCCGTAGTAGTGCACGTCTCCTCCATGTTTGGAGAAGAGCCAGCCGGTAGAGGGCTTCAGATACCGATGGATTGGCCACGGAACAATCTCCACAAAACCCTCCTTCTAGTAGCTCTGCAGCAAACGGCCAAGGTCTCGACCACAGCTGGTGTTATAGATCACCACCCTGTCCACACCCAGCAGTCTGTGAAAAGATGAGGCCGAGGTTTAAAAAGGTCTAGAACATCAGAATAACTGTAATCAGCAGGAGAAAAGGGAGACGGAGGAGATATAcgcagtatttctactttaacccttaaagatccacaactactttttttttacaacatccaaattgttttgtttgtctttcccaagtgatttatcaccatttattagaatattatcctttaaatttatatttatcagtgaaaatcaagtattttactgtatttagttcactgattatgtagatattcattaaagctgagagtaaattcatagtttattatatcagaaacagagaaaactgaagatagtGACttcttcagtcaaatctatcattaactgaacataaactcagtgtgtccatccactgtcattgatccaactccatgggttttactggggaattgatgttgtagaagatgactgtttccgtggtaactacggagcctttgaacgtccaaatgggtcatatctgatgaccatgaaataatgacagactgcattttacaccaattatttacatgtattgataggattagtggatcaactgtcatatctctgtctgttttctctgcttttttctctctctctgaccCTTTAACCCTGACACACCTCCTAATTATCCTGATTCCACTCACCTGATGAGCGCACCTGCGTCTCATTAGGGGTGGGCTATATATTCACTGCTCTGATGTCTGTCGTTGCCAGATTGTTTTCTACCCCGTGTGAAACACTCCAGTGTTGTTCTTGCCTGATTCTCCGTGTCTGCTCCTGTTCGTCCCTGACCTGCCCTGCCAACCCGCCGCCTGATCCCCTGCCTGACTCGTCTGCCCGGTTCTGCCTTCTTCGTCCGTGCCCTGGTACTCGACCCGCCCTTTGcccctgaccacgtctcttcgTCCGCTGCCTGGTATCGACCTGTTTCTGCCTTAGACCCTGTCTTCTGTCACTGCCCCTCTGGATTCTACGGTCTCTCTGGTTACTGGattatctgcctgtccccgacgtCCCCCTTCGCCTTACCACTTGTCAGCTTTCTGAGACTGTGTTTGAGACTGTGAGCTGTAACATTGAACACCTGTTACTTCTGCTAAGCTTCAGTAAAGGCTTTTCAAACTCATACCTCTGTGTTGGTCTGCGTCTGGGTTCCGGTTGTACCCGTTacatcaacaggttttaaacattttagatcagtagatggttttggtctatggtcgatgtttgggtctttaagggtcatgTGTTTTTAATCAGGGTTAGTTTTAAGGTAAAAAATGCCTTGCATGTGTTGTGTCCTGACCTGTACATCTCCAGGGTTTGAGTAAACTGAAGCACATTGTTGTAGTCTTCAAACAAGTTGGAGATGCAGACGGTGAAGTTAAACTGCAGTTTCATGTCTTCCTTCCCATCAGTCCGCTGGTTTCTTATTGGAAGCCACATAAATTTTGATTCATCCACATTAGAAGTTTGAGGAATTAGAGAAACATGTGTAGTGCTGCAGTTTGTAGGGATTTGACACATGACATCTGTGGTGACAAATGGAAAACCAAAATATTCTGGGTGCTGCAAAATCTTTGCTGGAGTGGCAGAAGTGAACAGTCTTCCACAGCAGAAAAGACAGCGAAGGGGCTGGATGGAGTCTACTCTGAATATACCAATGATGCGAACATCGtaacctctctctctctggtctttGTAGGCTGAAACCATCAAGTGTTTGGTGTCACTGAGGGGGGTGATGGTCTGGGTAGTGACAGGTATGGAGCAAATGTCCAAAGTCTTGGAACGGACCAGGTTTGGGATGGACTGCTTCCATTTGTCAAGAAACATCAGGGTCAAGATAAAAATAggaatgaagatgatgatgatgaatcttCGTCTGAAGATTTTCCCTTTGCCCATTCTGCTTCAGAGGGTGGACTCCAACCTGAGGCAGAGTTACAGACGTAGGATAATTCATTAACATCTGAAATCATTACAATAACTTTCATAAAAGTACCTCAGTGTATTGGTAGCATTTTCGCAAATCTGTCCAACTGTTTCTGAGATCAAAGATAATGAGGACCAGACAGAAGTGGAGACGTGAGGTTCACCTCATCTCTTCAATGTACAATTCTGAGCCAGATATCAATCTCATTGTGACATCTGTAGGGATGTCACAATGAGAAGAGTACACaccgtttgaaaaaaaaaaaaaagctacactggaaaaaaaaaaaaaaaagtttgacctGATTATTCCTGATTATTTGTTTTTGAGAAGCAGAAAGGCTAGAAGCTTAGGAGCGGGGTTCAAGTTGTTCTACCATGGTGTAGATGGGAAGAGAAATAGAGTAGGAATTATCTTGAGGGAGGATTTTGTGAGGAATGTTCTGAAGATGAAAAGAATGTCAGAGTAATGAACCTGAAGCTGGAAATCGAAGGCGTGATGTTCAGTGCTGATGatatagaaagggtgaatcaaaacaagttttttggagtgataattgatgataaaatttgctggaaacctcacataaaaaatgtagaaaacaaactatccagaagcatctcagtcctggccagagcaaaggggatattagattaaaaatcacttcagattctgtgtaattcattgatcttacctcATTTAAGTTTCTGTTTagaggtatggggaaatacatatgtGGTGGCGCTCTAGTTGtactctgtactaggagcagcggcctgatgtccctaatcatcgaacttaATTTCGTTTGAtatactttgtactgtcaaatgacaataaaggcaatcaatcaaatcaatcaatcaatcaatcaatatagaagttcattacaaagactttttataTCGCAAAAAAGAGCagtaagaattgttcacaatgttggttttcctgaacacacaaatccactattttttccaatctaaaactttaaaactcattgaccttgtggagttcaaaactattcaaataaagcaaagaataactgactgcctggcaatattcaacaaatgttttgtgaaagagggGGAGTCTATGATTTATGAGGAAATttcatttaaagattcataaagtacacactatattaaaaagtttctgtattactatctgtggagtaaaattgtggaacaaattgttgtgtggagataaaacaaatatcaaacaaaattcaatttaaaaaagataaaaagaattgattcttgagacgtacagtatttaataatgatgatgaggcctgtttgtttatggatgatgttgtactgataaatctgccgtaattattgaagaaaatggttgaattgttgagtctgtttataTGACTGAACTACCATGatcattttgttgtgtataattcagttactgcattatgtatttgttgtggtttgatgctaaaattaggaaaatagtattgtttgattcttgtattaagttagggataaaggtgtaaaagcactgaggggtaggattaaataaattcatacttcttcctactcctttttgaccatgcagtattcagacttgtatgttctgaagatagattctgtccatttaaatgttttattttgttttattttgtttctttgcatgttctaaataaataaataaataaataaataaataaaaccaaaaatcgAATCAATGTTGTTAGTGGTTACACCCCGAAGGTAGGATGTGAGTTAGAGGAGAAGAAATTTCGGGGTGAGTTGGATGAAGTGATGCAGAACATCCTCAGAACTGAGAGCAGTGATTGGCGCAGACTTAAATGGACACGTTGgggcagaaaacagaggtgatgagGAAGTGATGGGCAGGTTTGGTATCCAGGATAGAAAGCAGAAGGACAGATGGGAGTCGACTTTGCAAAAAGGATGGAAATGGCTGTAGTGAACACTTTCTTCCAGAAGAGGTGGGAACATAGGGTGACTTATAAGAGTGGAGGTAGGAGCACACAGGTGGACCAAATCTGGTGTAGACCATATGACCTGAAGGAGATCAGTGACTGTAAAGTCGTGGCAGGTGAGAGTGTAGCTAGACAGCACAGTGCAGTGGTGTGGAGGATGACTGGTggtgaggaagatgaagaggacaaAGACAGAAGCAGAAGACAAAATGGTGGAAGCTCAAAAAGGAAGGATGTGGTGAGTTCTTCAGGGAGGAGTTGAGACAGGTTCTGGGTGGTCAGGAGGTGTTCCCACATGACTGGACAACTACAGATGACGTGTTCAGGGAGACAGGTAGGAGAGCACTTGGTGTGTCATTTGGAAGGAAACTAGATATGGACACTTGGTGGTGGAATGAGGAAGTGCAAGAGTGCAAACAGAGAAAGAGGTTAGCAAAGAAGAAGTGGGACAGTGAGAGGACTGAAGAGATTAGATGGGAGTACAGGGAGATGCAGcgtaatgctgcgtttccactaaatggaaccggctcggctcagctcggctcagcttggctcgactcgggtaccagatcctattcctggagaccgtttccattacaggatactaccaacttttcagtacctggatgtcatagtgatgcggcacgttacttctgtgtcgtctgctctgagagttgctgataaactcgctcgttgcgtgttgtctcgtcaaatccatgctgaatttttacatcggccaccaaagactgaatggTGTAgctttacaggctgtcatcatgtggattaacctacagctacatttactgtaaacctccgcatctgttttttgtaaaacggcgggtcacagagacaactctctgaccaatcagtggtctgcagtgtttatacagtgttatagtatctggtccccagtcctggaacctcggcggaggtgataccaaaacactagtaccgggtaccagattccaggtcctttttcgcaatggaaatgcaaaagggctgagtcgagtcgagtagAGCCAAGcaggtaccatgcagtggaaacgcagtGTAAGATGAAGGCAGAGGTGGCAAAGGCTGAGCAAAGGGTGTATGATGATTTGTATGCTAGGTTGTACGCTAAGGAGGGAGAGAATGATCTGTTAAGGATGGAGAGGCAGAGAGATAGAGATGGAAGGGATGTACAGTAGGTTAAGGTCATTAAAGATAGAGACGGAAATGTGTTGACACATGCCAGAAGAGTGATGGGAAgatggaaggaatactttgaagAGCTGATGAATgaggaaaatgaaaaagaagaagaaagcgtAGAAGAGGTGTTGGTTGTAGTAAGGTTGAAGTGAGGAG
This portion of the Sphaeramia orbicularis chromosome 22, fSphaOr1.1, whole genome shotgun sequence genome encodes:
- the LOC115413848 gene encoding LOW QUALITY PROTEIN: glycosyltransferase family 92 protein F13G3.3-like (The sequence of the model RefSeq protein was modified relative to this genomic sequence to represent the inferred CDS: substituted 2 bases at 2 genomic stop codons), which gives rise to MGKGKIFRRRFIIIIFIPIFILTLMFLDKWKQSIPNLVRSKTLDICSIPVTTQTITPLSDTKHLMVSAYKDQRERGYDVRIIGIFRVDSIQPLRCLFCCGRLFTSATPAKILQHPEYFGFPFVTTDVMCQIPTNCSTTHVSLIPQTSNVDESKFMWLPIRNQRTDGKEDMKLQFNFTVCISNLFEDYNNVLQFTQTLEMYRLLGVDRVVIYNTSCGRDLGRLLQSYXKEGFVEIVPWPIHRYLKPSTGWLFSKHGGDVHYYGQMTTLNDCIYRSMARSRYVLLNDIDEIIIPYQHPDLMSMMKTLQHQHPNTAVFRIESHVFPKIYSEPSKKFDLPHWNGVPGMNILEYIYKEEPDKNIYHPGKMILQPKMVVQTSVHDVLSFSGQRYNVPPDFCHIIHVRFSKRGLPLEQLHEDKRLWDFHEQLIPNVDRVLKNVGMLRLEEHSXQMKEQMNTCTLNL